A region from the Sphingomonas sp. S2-65 genome encodes:
- the purB gene encoding adenylosuccinate lyase, translating into MVPRYARAEMTAIWSPEARFAIWFEIEAHATEALGELGVVPKSAAKALWDWWATKPTIDVAAIDAIEAVTKHDVIAFLTWVAEQVGDEARFMHQGMTSSDVLDTCLSVQLARASDILLADLDQLLETLKRRAFEHKLTPTIGRSHGIHAEPVTFGLKLAEAYAEFKRNRERLVAARADIATCAISGAVGTFANIDPRVEAHVAEKLGLSIEPVSTQVIPRDRHAMFFATLGVIASSVERLAVEVRHLQRTEVLEAEEYFSPGQKGSSAMPHKRNPVLTENLTGLARMVRSATIPAMENVALWHERDISHSSVERYIGPDATITLDFALTRLNGVMDKLLVYPVRMQKNLDRMGGLVHSQRVLLALTQAGVSREDSYRLVQRNAMKVWESDGELSLLELLKADPEVTAALSVEELEDKFDLGYHFAQIDTIFARVFG; encoded by the coding sequence ATGGTCCCCCGTTATGCCCGCGCCGAGATGACGGCGATCTGGTCCCCCGAAGCACGCTTTGCCATCTGGTTCGAGATCGAGGCGCACGCGACCGAAGCGCTGGGCGAGCTGGGCGTGGTGCCCAAGTCCGCAGCCAAGGCGCTGTGGGACTGGTGGGCGACCAAGCCGACCATCGACGTCGCCGCGATCGACGCGATCGAGGCCGTCACCAAGCACGACGTGATCGCCTTCCTCACCTGGGTCGCCGAACAGGTCGGCGACGAAGCCCGCTTCATGCATCAGGGCATGACCAGCTCGGACGTGCTCGACACTTGCCTCTCGGTCCAGCTCGCCCGCGCCAGCGACATCCTTCTCGCCGATCTCGACCAGCTGCTCGAAACCCTCAAGCGCCGCGCCTTCGAGCACAAGCTCACCCCGACGATCGGCCGCAGCCACGGCATCCATGCCGAGCCGGTGACCTTCGGCCTCAAGCTTGCCGAGGCCTATGCCGAGTTCAAGCGCAACCGCGAACGCCTGGTCGCCGCCCGCGCGGACATCGCCACCTGCGCCATCTCGGGCGCGGTCGGCACCTTCGCCAATATCGATCCGCGCGTCGAAGCGCATGTCGCCGAAAAGCTCGGCCTTTCGATCGAGCCGGTTTCCACCCAGGTGATCCCGCGCGATCGCCACGCGATGTTCTTCGCCACGCTCGGCGTGATCGCCAGCTCGGTCGAGCGCCTCGCGGTCGAAGTACGCCACTTGCAGCGCACCGAAGTGCTCGAGGCCGAGGAATATTTCTCGCCCGGCCAGAAGGGCAGCAGCGCGATGCCGCACAAGCGCAATCCGGTGCTGACCGAGAACCTCACCGGCCTTGCCCGCATGGTCCGCAGCGCGACTATCCCGGCGATGGAGAATGTCGCTCTGTGGCATGAGCGCGACATCAGCCACTCCTCCGTCGAGCGCTATATCGGCCCCGACGCGACGATCACGCTCGACTTCGCCCTCACCCGCCTCAACGGCGTGATGGACAAGTTGCTCGTCTATCCGGTGCGCATGCAGAAGAATCTCGATCGCATGGGCGGCCTCGTCCACTCGCAGCGCGTCTTGCTCGCGCTCACCCAGGCCGGCGTCAGCCGCGAGGACAGCTACCGCCTCGTCCAGCGCAATGCGATGAAGGTCTGGGAGTCCGACGGCGAACTCTCGCTGCTCGAACTGCTCAAGGCCGATCCCGAAGTGACCGCCGCGCTGTCGGTGGAGGAACTCGAGGACAAGTTCGACCTGGGCTACCACTTCGCGCAGATCGATACGATCTTCGCGCGTGTGTTCGGGTGA
- a CDS encoding biliverdin-producing heme oxygenase, translated as MNPTHKALRDGTREAHERVDAAFAGFDLTDRAQYAAFLHAHAEVLLPLEAALDAAGAERVTPDWPLRKRATLIAEDLAFLRDASPDAGPSDTPAWRLNTLEEVAGALYVLEGSRLGGKFLARQLPADFPRAYLAPDQPAENWRNLLDRLDAILYEPAGLQSALAAAHQAFAAFERSALRRTKIKD; from the coding sequence GTGAACCCAACCCACAAGGCCCTGCGTGACGGCACCCGTGAGGCGCATGAGCGCGTGGATGCGGCGTTCGCCGGGTTCGACCTAACCGATCGTGCCCAGTACGCCGCCTTCCTGCACGCGCATGCCGAAGTGCTGCTGCCGCTCGAGGCGGCACTGGACGCCGCCGGCGCAGAACGGGTCACGCCCGACTGGCCGTTGCGCAAGCGGGCCACGCTGATCGCCGAGGACCTGGCGTTCCTGCGCGATGCAAGCCCCGATGCCGGGCCATCCGACACGCCGGCATGGCGGCTGAACACGCTCGAAGAGGTTGCGGGCGCGCTCTATGTGCTCGAAGGGTCGCGGCTCGGCGGCAAGTTCCTGGCGCGCCAATTGCCCGCCGACTTCCCCCGCGCCTATCTTGCTCCAGATCAACCGGCTGAGAACTGGCGCAATTTGCTGGATCGTCTCGACGCGATACTATACGAGCCTGCAGGATTGCAGTCCGCCCTCGCTGCCGCGCACCAAGCTTTTGCAGCCTTTGAGCGTTCCGCTTTGCGTCGGACGAAGATCAAGGACTGA
- a CDS encoding HWE histidine kinase domain-containing protein: protein MADQKPGFEVDLTNCDREPIHELGAIQPFGFLLALSTDWMVRRASANIDQFFGISAEDMLGTSAIALFGEHAVHTIRNRLAMLRGPDAVERLFGIRLADGRRFDFALHMTSDTVVIEGEATLEETSTDAGSAIRAMMGRLDETPDETAFYREGARQVRALTGFDRVMVYRFDTDGSGVVVAEAARAGIGNFLDLRYPATDIPKQARQLYIRTPFRIIANVNAEPVPILPRLDETGAPIDLSLSVLRSVSPIHIEYLKNMGVGASLSISIIVEGKLWGLFACHHYNHRRPSFERRSIAELFGQMFALKLESRERRDLSKFETAARASSDRLLAAVAGDATLLDNPDWLAAMLRETVPCDGIAIWINGKCSHTGLTPPPEAFPALVRRLNAMAAGRIFATDHLVGTLPAAADYQDVAAGMLSIPISRSPRDYVMLFRQEKLRTVKWAGDPHKPAQLGPNGARLTPRKSFELWSQEVRGRSDPFTPVEIRIAEMLRASLIEVVLRLSDDAQEERRRFSERQELLIAELNHRVRNILSLIRGLVRQSLDPEADTRNTIALLEGRIESLARAHDQITQDNWSAAPLGRLIETEAAAYLASKSQRLSCNGPAVLLAPNAFSTMALVFHELMTNSAKYGALSDSGTVDVTWQINEEGDLHIRWRERGGPPVQAPKRQGFGTTIIQRSIPYDLGGTATVRYALTGLEADFCVPARHISREEPGRAAPAAPAAVTLAPGEAAPVVKPLSGVVLLVEDSLIIAMDAEDILTRLGATRVVTAATIAQAQRELAAEQFELAVLDVNLGSETSLPVAQSLRDRGTPYIFATGYGEQLRLPEEHEGATVIQKPYTIVSLGGGIARALRPEG from the coding sequence GTGGCGGACCAGAAACCCGGATTCGAGGTCGATCTTACCAATTGCGACCGTGAACCGATCCACGAACTCGGTGCGATCCAGCCGTTCGGCTTCCTGCTGGCGCTGTCCACCGACTGGATGGTGCGCCGCGCGTCCGCGAACATCGACCAGTTCTTCGGGATAAGCGCCGAGGATATGCTCGGCACGTCGGCGATCGCCCTGTTCGGCGAGCATGCCGTCCACACCATCCGCAACCGCCTCGCGATGCTGCGCGGGCCCGATGCGGTGGAGCGGCTGTTCGGGATCAGGCTGGCCGATGGGCGCCGCTTCGACTTCGCGCTGCACATGACCTCCGACACGGTCGTCATCGAGGGCGAGGCGACGCTGGAGGAAACGAGCACCGATGCCGGCTCGGCAATTCGCGCGATGATGGGCCGCCTCGACGAGACTCCCGACGAGACCGCCTTCTACCGCGAAGGTGCACGCCAGGTCCGCGCGCTGACCGGCTTCGACCGCGTCATGGTCTACCGCTTCGACACCGACGGTTCGGGCGTCGTAGTCGCGGAAGCCGCCCGCGCCGGGATCGGCAACTTCCTCGACCTGCGCTATCCCGCGACCGACATCCCCAAACAGGCGCGCCAGCTCTACATCCGCACGCCCTTCCGGATCATCGCCAACGTCAACGCGGAGCCGGTGCCGATCCTCCCGCGCCTTGATGAGACCGGCGCGCCGATCGACCTCTCGCTCTCGGTCCTGCGCTCGGTATCGCCGATCCACATCGAATATCTCAAGAACATGGGCGTCGGCGCCTCGCTGTCGATCTCGATCATCGTCGAGGGCAAGCTCTGGGGCCTGTTCGCCTGCCATCATTACAACCACCGCCGCCCCAGCTTCGAACGGCGCTCGATCGCCGAGCTGTTCGGCCAGATGTTCGCACTGAAGCTGGAAAGCCGCGAGCGCCGCGACCTGTCCAAGTTCGAGACCGCGGCCCGCGCCAGCAGCGATCGCCTGCTCGCCGCGGTGGCCGGCGACGCGACGCTGCTCGACAATCCGGACTGGCTCGCGGCGATGCTGCGCGAAACGGTGCCGTGCGACGGCATCGCCATCTGGATCAACGGCAAGTGCTCGCACACCGGCCTGACTCCGCCCCCCGAGGCATTTCCCGCGCTGGTGCGGCGCCTGAACGCGATGGCCGCGGGCCGGATCTTCGCGACCGACCATCTCGTCGGGACCCTGCCCGCCGCGGCCGACTATCAGGATGTCGCCGCGGGCATGCTCAGCATCCCGATCTCGCGTTCGCCGCGCGATTACGTGATGCTGTTCCGCCAGGAAAAGCTGCGCACGGTTAAATGGGCGGGTGATCCGCACAAGCCGGCTCAACTCGGCCCCAACGGTGCCCGCCTCACGCCGCGCAAAAGCTTCGAGCTGTGGAGCCAGGAGGTGCGCGGTCGCTCCGATCCGTTCACGCCGGTGGAAATCCGCATCGCCGAGATGCTGCGCGCCTCGCTGATCGAAGTGGTGCTGCGCCTGTCCGACGACGCGCAGGAAGAGCGCCGCCGCTTCTCCGAACGCCAGGAACTGCTGATCGCGGAACTCAACCACCGCGTCCGCAACATCCTGAGCCTGATCCGCGGGCTCGTCCGCCAGTCGCTCGATCCGGAGGCCGACACCCGCAACACGATCGCGTTGCTGGAGGGCCGCATCGAGAGCCTGGCGCGCGCGCACGACCAGATCACCCAGGACAATTGGAGCGCCGCCCCGCTCGGCCGGCTGATCGAGACCGAGGCCGCGGCCTATCTCGCCAGCAAGAGCCAACGTCTGTCGTGCAACGGTCCGGCGGTGCTGCTCGCCCCCAACGCCTTCTCCACCATGGCGCTGGTCTTCCACGAGCTGATGACCAACTCCGCCAAATATGGCGCGCTGTCGGATAGCGGCACGGTCGACGTGACTTGGCAGATCAACGAAGAGGGCGACCTGCACATCCGCTGGCGCGAGCGTGGAGGTCCGCCGGTGCAGGCGCCCAAGCGCCAAGGCTTCGGCACCACCATCATCCAGCGCTCGATCCCCTATGATCTGGGCGGCACTGCTACGGTTCGCTACGCGCTGACCGGGCTGGAGGCGGATTTCTGCGTACCCGCCCGCCACATCAGCCGCGAAGAGCCCGGGCGGGCCGCGCCGGCCGCGCCGGCGGCAGTGACGCTGGCGCCGGGCGAGGCCGCGCCGGTGGTGAAGCCGCTCTCGGGCGTGGTCCTGCTGGTCGAGGACAGCCTGATCATCGCCATGGATGCCGAGGACATCCTGACTCGCCTCGGGGCGACACGCGTGGTCACCGCCGCCACCATCGCCCAGGCGCAGCGCGAGCTTGCCGCCGAGCAATTCGAGCTGGCGGTACTCGACGTCAATCTCGGCTCCGAGACCAGCCTGCCCGTCGCCCAGTCGCTGCGGGACCGCGGCACGCCCTACATCTTCGCGACCGGCTATGGCGAGCAGCTCCGCCTGCCCGAGGAGCATGAGGGCGCGACCGTCATCCAGAAGCCCTATACGATCGTCAGCCTCGGCGGCGGCATCGCGCGGGCGCTGCGTCCGGAGGGCTGA
- a CDS encoding peptidoglycan-binding domain-containing protein, with amino-acid sequence MAIGATVGRSGINELADVLVVQHLLNRWLKVQGEPTLQADGDAGARTLAAITAFQTRVQQSSRPDGRIDPGGLTWNALSSWTPPSALLSGAAWWQANQGRYPNSARLDDLAPAFRKKVTAFLDALEGAGASVDIASTRRDLRRAQLMSHSWRIARGTLQPDDAPSILGVPIAWQHATPARSRAAAQEMADRFEIAFEPSLTSLHIEGRAIDMTISWAGTLRIRDHAGRLRSLTTPRSGNTNRDLHAVGASYGVLKLLSDPPHWSETGR; translated from the coding sequence ATGGCGATCGGCGCAACGGTAGGCAGGAGCGGCATCAACGAACTGGCCGACGTGCTGGTCGTCCAGCATCTGTTGAACCGCTGGCTCAAGGTGCAGGGCGAGCCGACCCTGCAGGCCGATGGCGATGCCGGCGCGCGCACGCTCGCGGCGATCACTGCCTTTCAGACGCGCGTCCAGCAAAGCTCCAGGCCGGACGGACGCATCGATCCAGGCGGCCTCACCTGGAACGCCCTGTCGAGCTGGACGCCGCCCTCGGCACTGCTGAGCGGCGCCGCATGGTGGCAGGCGAACCAGGGCCGATACCCGAACAGCGCGCGCTTGGACGACCTCGCCCCCGCGTTCCGCAAAAAGGTCACGGCGTTCCTCGATGCATTGGAGGGTGCCGGCGCCAGCGTCGACATTGCGTCCACCCGCCGCGATCTTCGCCGGGCACAACTCATGTCGCATAGCTGGCGGATCGCCAGGGGCACGCTCCAGCCCGACGACGCACCGTCGATCCTGGGCGTGCCGATCGCCTGGCAGCACGCAACGCCGGCCCGGTCGCGCGCGGCGGCGCAGGAGATGGCCGACCGGTTCGAGATCGCCTTCGAACCCTCGCTCACCTCGCTGCACATCGAGGGCCGCGCGATCGACATGACGATCAGCTGGGCCGGCACGCTCCGCATCCGCGACCACGCCGGCAGACTTCGCAGCCTCACGACGCCGCGTTCGGGCAACACCAACCGCGATCTCCACGCAGTCGGCGCAAGTTACGGCGTGCTGAAGCTGCTATCCGACCCGCCGCACTGGAGCGAAACCGGACGGTAA
- a CDS encoding TetR/AcrR family transcriptional regulator, whose product MAVVLSETAGKLVGEAARLIMRGGYNGFSYADLAERFGIRKASIHHHFPSKVDLVVRVVEQGRLAIRAQIAALEQGSPIAMEQLLTYTGYWERCIKDQTAPFCLAAVLAAELPSLPPEIATSVRGHFIDLARWLEHVLSLGVEQGTMKLDASPAVEAETFMAAVYGAMLVARAFDDPERFEVIVQAFIHRVQA is encoded by the coding sequence ATGGCGGTTGTGTTGAGTGAGACTGCGGGAAAGCTCGTGGGAGAGGCTGCCCGGCTCATCATGCGCGGCGGATATAACGGGTTCAGCTATGCTGATCTCGCGGAGCGCTTCGGTATCCGCAAGGCCAGCATCCACCACCACTTTCCGTCGAAGGTAGATCTGGTGGTGAGGGTGGTCGAGCAGGGCCGCCTGGCGATCCGGGCGCAGATCGCGGCGCTCGAGCAAGGCTCACCGATCGCGATGGAGCAGCTTCTGACTTATACGGGATATTGGGAACGCTGCATAAAAGACCAGACCGCGCCGTTCTGCCTCGCCGCTGTGCTTGCCGCGGAGCTGCCCAGCCTGCCGCCGGAAATCGCGACGTCGGTACGCGGGCACTTCATCGATCTCGCGAGGTGGCTCGAGCATGTGCTCTCGCTAGGCGTAGAGCAGGGCACGATGAAGCTGGACGCGTCGCCCGCAGTGGAGGCGGAAACGTTCATGGCGGCCGTCTATGGGGCGATGCTCGTCGCGCGCGCGTTTGACGATCCCGAGCGTTTCGAGGTGATCGTGCAAGCGTTCATCCACCGCGTCCAAGCCTGA
- a CDS encoding DUF308 domain-containing protein produces MMQRSTATGYAASEASNWLKRYYFLRFAVAAIWVAMAFTVAKESQLLAAVLLAAYPAWDAVANILDARRSGGLSRNKSQSLNVLVSLVTAAAVGVALGHSLNAVLAIYGVWAALAGLFQLATAIGRWRRFGAQWVMILSGAQSALAGIFFIKMSGGNAPVGIVNVAPYAAFGAFYFLVSAIWLVVADVRRGGDRAPA; encoded by the coding sequence ATGATGCAACGATCCACGGCCACAGGCTACGCAGCTTCCGAAGCGTCCAACTGGCTCAAGCGCTATTACTTCCTCCGGTTCGCAGTGGCAGCGATCTGGGTCGCCATGGCCTTCACGGTCGCAAAAGAATCGCAGCTCCTCGCCGCCGTCCTGCTCGCCGCCTATCCCGCATGGGACGCAGTCGCGAACATCCTCGATGCACGCCGCAGCGGCGGATTATCCCGTAACAAGAGCCAGTCGCTGAACGTCCTCGTCAGCCTGGTGACCGCAGCTGCGGTCGGCGTGGCGCTCGGCCACAGCCTCAATGCGGTTCTCGCCATATATGGCGTGTGGGCGGCACTGGCAGGCCTGTTCCAACTCGCGACCGCAATAGGGCGCTGGCGGCGCTTCGGTGCGCAGTGGGTCATGATCCTCAGCGGCGCCCAGTCGGCGCTCGCCGGCATCTTCTTCATCAAGATGTCCGGCGGCAACGCCCCGGTCGGCATCGTCAACGTCGCGCCCTATGCGGCGTTCGGTGCCTTCTACTTCCTGGTATCGGCAATCTGGCTGGTGGTCGCCGACGTCCGCCGTGGCGGCGATCGAGCGCCCGCTTGA
- the dnaJ gene encoding molecular chaperone DnaJ translates to MTTEVDYYELLECERTADAATIKSSYRKLAMKYHPDKNQGCTDSEAKFKAISEAYDCLKDPQKRAAYDRFGHAAFKQGGGPGGGAQDFSGFSDIFESVFGEFMGGRGGGRTNLRGADLRYDMDITLEDAFHGKNTEITVDVSAVCETCTGSGANPGTQAKTCQQCNGHGKVRAQQGFFMVERTCPVCHGAGQVIADPCRDCRGEGRTDKTKTLSINVPPGVDEGTRIRLTGEGEAGARGAPAGDLYIFLHVKKHAIFEREGTTLYARAPISFTTAALGGEITLPGLDGEQHVVKILPGTQSGREVRQRGVGMPVLQGRGRGDLVVQLTVEMPTKLTARQRELLEEFRATETGEECPDSTGFFAKLKAALG, encoded by the coding sequence ATGACCACCGAAGTCGATTATTACGAGCTGCTCGAATGCGAGCGCACCGCGGACGCGGCGACGATCAAGTCGTCCTATCGCAAGCTCGCGATGAAGTACCATCCCGACAAGAATCAGGGGTGCACCGACTCCGAGGCCAAGTTCAAGGCGATCAGCGAAGCCTATGACTGCCTGAAGGACCCGCAGAAGCGCGCGGCGTATGACCGCTTCGGCCATGCCGCGTTCAAGCAGGGCGGCGGTCCCGGCGGCGGCGCGCAGGACTTTAGCGGGTTCAGCGACATCTTCGAAAGCGTGTTCGGCGAGTTCATGGGCGGACGCGGGGGCGGCCGCACCAACCTGCGTGGTGCCGATCTGCGCTACGACATGGACATCACGCTGGAAGACGCCTTCCACGGCAAGAATACCGAGATCACCGTCGATGTCTCCGCCGTGTGCGAAACCTGCACCGGATCGGGCGCGAACCCGGGCACCCAGGCCAAGACCTGTCAGCAGTGCAACGGCCATGGCAAGGTGCGCGCGCAGCAGGGCTTCTTCATGGTCGAGCGGACCTGCCCGGTCTGCCACGGCGCCGGCCAGGTCATCGCCGATCCGTGCCGCGACTGCCGCGGCGAAGGGCGTACCGACAAGACCAAGACGCTGAGCATCAACGTGCCGCCCGGTGTCGACGAAGGCACGCGCATCCGCCTGACCGGCGAGGGCGAGGCGGGCGCACGCGGGGCGCCGGCGGGCGACCTGTACATCTTCCTGCACGTCAAGAAGCACGCGATCTTCGAGCGCGAGGGCACCACGCTGTACGCGCGCGCGCCGATCAGCTTCACCACCGCGGCGCTGGGTGGCGAGATCACCCTGCCGGGCCTCGACGGCGAACAGCATGTCGTGAAGATCCTGCCGGGCACGCAGTCGGGCCGCGAAGTGCGTCAGCGCGGAGTCGGCATGCCGGTCCTGCAGGGGCGCGGCCGTGGCGACTTGGTGGTGCAGCTGACCGTCGAGATGCCGACCAAGCTGACCGCGCGCCAGCGCGAGCTGCTGGAGGAATTCCGTGCAACCGAAACCGGCGAGGAGTGCCCGGATTCGACCGGGTTCTTCGCCAAGCTGAAGGCGGCGCTGGGCTGA
- the dnaK gene encoding molecular chaperone DnaK has protein sequence MAKVIGIDLGTTNSCVAVMEGGKPKVIENAEGARTTPSIVAFAKDGERLIGQPAKRQAVTNGDNTIFAVKRLIGRRFDDPVTKKDTELVPYAIARGPNGDAWVKAGGEEYSPSQISAFILQKMKETAESYLGETVSQAVITVPAYFNDAQRQATKDAGKIAGLEVLRIINEPTAAALAYGLDKDSNKTIAVYDLGGGTFDISVLEIGDGVFEVKATNGDTFLGGEDFDSKIVQYLADEFRKAEGIDLTKDKLALQRLKEAAEKAKIELSSAQTTEVNLPFITADANGPKHLVKSINRAELERLVDDLIQRTLEPCRKALADAGLKADAIDEVVLVGGMTRMPKVRDIVKSFFGKEPHTGVNPDEVVAIGAAIQAGVLQGDVKDVLLLDVTPLSLGIETLGGVFTRMIDRNTTIPTKKSQVYSTADDNQQAVTIRVFQGEREMAADNKMLGQFDLIGIPPAPRGVPQIEVTFDIDANGLVNVSAKDKGTGKEQQIRIQASGGLSDNDIEQMVRDAESFAEEDKKRRAAAEAKNNAESLVHTTERQLQENGDKVDASLKGEIEAAVAETKTAIEGGDADEMQAKAQNLAQVAMKLGQAIYEKQSAENASPNAGAAAGNEAGGEEVVDAEFSEVDDNKA, from the coding sequence ATGGCTAAAGTAATCGGTATCGATCTGGGGACGACCAACAGCTGCGTTGCGGTGATGGAGGGCGGCAAGCCCAAGGTCATCGAGAATGCGGAAGGTGCACGTACCACCCCGTCGATCGTCGCCTTCGCCAAGGATGGCGAGCGTCTGATCGGCCAGCCGGCCAAGCGCCAGGCAGTGACCAACGGCGACAACACGATCTTCGCAGTGAAGCGCCTGATCGGCCGCCGCTTCGACGATCCCGTGACCAAGAAGGACACCGAACTGGTGCCCTATGCGATCGCGCGCGGCCCGAACGGCGACGCCTGGGTGAAGGCGGGCGGCGAAGAGTATAGCCCGTCGCAGATCTCGGCGTTCATCCTGCAGAAGATGAAGGAAACCGCCGAGAGCTATCTGGGCGAGACCGTCAGCCAGGCTGTCATCACGGTTCCGGCGTACTTCAACGACGCCCAGCGCCAGGCGACCAAGGACGCCGGCAAGATCGCTGGCCTGGAAGTGCTGCGCATCATCAACGAGCCGACCGCGGCTGCGCTTGCCTATGGCCTCGACAAGGACAGCAACAAGACCATCGCGGTCTATGACCTTGGCGGCGGTACCTTCGACATCTCCGTGCTGGAAATCGGCGACGGCGTGTTCGAAGTGAAGGCGACCAACGGCGACACCTTCCTGGGTGGCGAGGACTTCGACTCCAAGATCGTTCAGTATCTGGCCGACGAGTTCCGCAAGGCCGAGGGCATCGACCTCACCAAGGACAAGCTGGCGCTGCAGCGGCTGAAGGAAGCCGCCGAAAAGGCGAAGATCGAGCTTTCCTCGGCGCAGACCACCGAAGTGAACCTGCCCTTCATCACCGCCGACGCCAATGGGCCGAAGCACCTGGTGAAGTCGATCAACCGCGCCGAACTCGAGCGCCTGGTCGACGACCTGATCCAGCGCACGCTGGAGCCGTGCCGCAAGGCGCTGGCCGATGCGGGCCTGAAGGCGGACGCGATCGACGAAGTGGTGCTGGTGGGTGGCATGACCCGCATGCCCAAGGTCCGCGACATCGTGAAGAGCTTCTTCGGCAAGGAGCCGCACACCGGCGTGAACCCCGACGAAGTCGTGGCGATCGGTGCTGCGATCCAGGCGGGCGTGCTTCAGGGCGACGTCAAGGACGTGCTGCTGCTCGACGTGACTCCGCTGTCGCTCGGCATCGAGACGCTGGGTGGCGTGTTCACTCGCATGATCGACCGCAACACCACGATCCCGACCAAGAAGTCGCAGGTCTATTCGACTGCCGATGACAATCAGCAGGCAGTGACGATCCGCGTCTTCCAGGGCGAGCGTGAAATGGCGGCCGACAACAAGATGCTCGGCCAGTTCGACCTGATCGGCATTCCGCCCGCACCGCGCGGCGTGCCGCAGATCGAAGTGACCTTCGACATCGACGCCAACGGCCTGGTCAACGTGTCGGCCAAGGACAAGGGCACCGGCAAGGAGCAGCAGATCCGCATCCAGGCCTCGGGTGGCCTCAGCGACAACGACATCGAGCAGATGGTCCGCGACGCCGAGAGCTTCGCCGAAGAGGACAAGAAGCGGCGTGCTGCGGCCGAGGCCAAGAACAATGCCGAGAGCCTGGTGCACACCACCGAGCGCCAGCTTCAGGAAAATGGCGACAAGGTCGATGCTTCGCTGAAGGGCGAGATCGAGGCCGCGGTTGCCGAGACGAAGACTGCGATCGAAGGCGGCGACGCCGACGAGATGCAGGCCAAGGCACAGAACCTCGCCCAGGTGGCGATGAAGCTGGGTCAGGCGATTTACGAGAAGCAGTCGGCCGAGAATGCCTCGCCGAATGCGGGCGCGGCTGCGGGGAACGAGGCTGGCGGCGAAGAAGTCGTCGACGCCGAATTCTCCGAGGTGGACGACAACAAGGCGTAA
- a CDS encoding copper chaperone PCu(A)C: MRALVGIVAGASLLCACQQKPAEPVLEKAWARLPAVAGRPGAAYFTLTGGRQADKVVQISSSAAGRAELHETVKQDGVNAMRPLGELALGVNESVVFAPGGKHVMLFDLAPTVKPGDRIPLVVTFASGKRVEAPAQVVGAGDPQP, from the coding sequence ATGCGCGCACTTGTCGGGATCGTTGCGGGAGCGTCGCTGCTCTGTGCCTGTCAGCAGAAGCCTGCCGAGCCGGTGTTGGAAAAGGCCTGGGCCAGGCTGCCCGCCGTCGCCGGCCGTCCCGGCGCGGCATATTTCACGCTGACCGGCGGCCGCCAGGCCGACAAGGTCGTACAAATATCGTCCAGCGCCGCCGGCCGTGCCGAACTGCACGAGACGGTGAAGCAGGACGGCGTCAACGCGATGCGGCCGCTTGGGGAACTCGCCTTGGGCGTCAACGAGAGCGTCGTATTCGCGCCGGGCGGCAAGCATGTGATGCTGTTCGACCTCGCGCCGACGGTGAAGCCGGGCGACCGGATCCCCCTGGTCGTAACGTTCGCCAGCGGCAAGCGGGTGGAGGCGCCGGCCCAGGTCGTCGGTGCGGGCGACCCGCAGCCCTGA
- a CDS encoding PH domain-containing protein: MPQTIDRFRSSTAGWLRGSLAGWGTLLLLLASFVASFYFLAQGTLQGTALLAPALLAAALGIIAAKWLTNLAIAYEVTDDRLILHSGIVMKSIDEIELYRVKDVRIDFSIINQAADIGTITLCSSDETTRDQPLVMRDIPRARARREKLRTLVNAARQSRGVREIDLADEDLAPR; the protein is encoded by the coding sequence ATGCCGCAGACGATCGACCGTTTCCGTTCCTCGACCGCCGGGTGGCTGCGCGGGTCGCTTGCCGGCTGGGGCACCCTGCTGCTACTGCTCGCCAGCTTCGTCGCGAGCTTCTATTTCCTGGCGCAGGGCACCTTGCAAGGCACCGCGCTTCTCGCGCCCGCCCTGCTTGCCGCCGCGCTCGGCATTATCGCCGCGAAGTGGCTGACCAATCTTGCTATCGCCTATGAGGTCACCGACGACCGGCTGATCCTCCACAGCGGCATCGTGATGAAGTCGATCGACGAGATCGAGCTTTACCGGGTCAAGGACGTGCGGATCGACTTTTCGATCATCAACCAGGCGGCCGACATCGGCACGATCACGCTCTGCTCGTCGGACGAGACCACGCGCGACCAGCCGCTGGTGATGCGGGACATCCCGCGCGCCCGCGCCCGCCGCGAGAAGCTGCGCACCCTGGTAAATGCCGCCCGCCAAAGCCGCGGCGTCCGCGAGATCGACTTGGCCGACGAGGACCTAGCCCCGCGCTGA